One Panicum virgatum strain AP13 chromosome 9K, P.virgatum_v5, whole genome shotgun sequence genomic region harbors:
- the LOC120650022 gene encoding homologous-pairing protein 2 homolog produces the protein MPPKSDSVEGIVLGFVNEQNRPLNSQNVADALQKFNLKKTAVQKALDALADSGQISFKEYGKQKIYIARQDQFDIPNGEELEEMKKANAKLQEELADQKKAISEVESEVRGLQSNLTLAEIKSKETKLQSEVQEMEEKLDKLQSGVILVKPEDKKIIEDSFAEKVNQWRKRKRMFKELWDNITENSPKDQKEFKEELGLEYDEDVGVNLQSYTDMLASLNKRRKISR, from the exons ATGCCGCCAAAATCGGATAGCGTCGAAG GAATCGTCCTGGGTTTCGTCAATGAG CAAAACAGGCCATTGAATTCACAGAATGTAGctgacgcgctacagaagtttaATCTGAAGAAAACTGCAGTACAAAAGGCACTGGATGCATTGGCCGATAGTGGACAGATTTCCTTCAAGGAGTATGGCAAGCAGAAAATTTACATTGCTCGGCAAGATCAATTTGACATTCCAAATGGGGAAGAACTTGAGGAGATGAAGAAAGCAAATGCCAAGTTGCAGGAAGAACTTGCAGATCAAAAGAAAGCAATTAGTGAGGTTGAATCTG AGGTACGAGGTctgcaatcaaacttgacactGGCAGAGATTAAGTCAAAGGAGACTAAATTACAAAGCGAA GTCCAGGAAATGGAAGAGAAACTCGATAAATTGCAGAGTGGTGTCATCTTGGTGAAACCTGAGGACAAGAAGATCATTGAGgattcttttgctgaaaaagtTAACCAATGGAGAAAGCGGAAGAGGATGTTCAAGGAGCTTTGGGATAATATTACTGAGAATAGCCCAAAAGATCAGAAGGAATTTAAG GAAGAGCTTGGCCTTGAGTATGATGAAGATGTTGGCGTGAACCTGCAGTCTTACACTGACATGCTGGCAAGTCTTAACAAGAGGCGTAAAATTTCTCGCTGA
- the LOC120650020 gene encoding uncharacterized protein LOC120650020 yields the protein MGRRLDVLLGRTTKQTARLRSLLGLAATRLGVVRGHRQVRCAQARGDVEQLLRLGRPDRALARAEHAVREQDALDALADLEAYCGLIAERAALVDACRECPEELREAAAGLVYAAARCGDLPELQEVRNILAAKFGREFVSAASALRSGCGVNPKIVQKLSTRQPSLESRQMLLQEIAAEKGIAVSLYEPPCEGSGRSHSHHDHRKTKQEKERIRTPPVDDLDEHVSGHSAQRYKDVEAAAQAAFKSAALAAAAAKAAMELSRGDSRGPGDSRKTGAAQMDDESKKEDETVDGKKFEKIEHARNYSSEIEILPDDEANHDNTAANELKHHEQREPARVKPQSVRTKRGF from the exons ATGGGGAGGCGGCTGGACGTGCTGCTGGGGCGGACGACGAAGCAGACGGCGCGGCTCCGGTCGCTGCTGGGGCTGGCGGCGACGCGCCTGGGCGTGGTGCGGGGCCACCGCCAGGTGCGGTGCGCGCAGGCGCGCGGGGACGTCGAGCAGCTGCTCCGCCTGGGCCGCCCCGACCGCGCGCTGGCGCGCGCCGAGCACGCCGTCCGGGAGCAGGACGCGCTCGACGCGCTCGCCGATCTCGAGGCCTACTGCGGCCTCATCGccgagcgggcggcgctcgtCGACGCGTGCAGGGAGTGCCCCGAGGAgctgcgggaggcggcggcggggctcgtgTACGCCGCCGCGAGGTGCGGGGACCTACCGGAGCTGCAGGAGGTCAGGAacatcctcgccgccaagttCGGCAGGGAGTTCgtgtccgccgcctccgcgctccGCAGCGGCTGCGGGGTCAACCCCaag ATCGTGCAGAAGCTGTCGACCAGGCAGCCGAGCCTCGAGAGCCGCCAGATGCTGCTCCAGGAGATCGCTGCGGAGAAAGGGATCGCCGTGAGCCTCTACGAGCCTCCCTGCGAGGGCTCCGGACGCtcccactcccaccacgacCACAGGAAGACGAAGCAGGAAAAGGAGAGGATCAGGACGCCACCAGTTGATGACCTGGATGAACATGTCTCCGGCCACTCGGCGCAGAGGTACAAggacgtggaggcggcggcgcaggctgcGTTCAAGTCGGCCGCCttggccgcagccgccgcgaaGGCAGCCATGGAGCTCTCGCGTGGGGATTCCAGGGGGCCCGGCGACAGTAGGAAAACAGGAGCGGCGCAGATGGATGATGAGAGCAAGAAAGAAGACGAGACGGTTGATGGAAAGAAATTTGAGAAGATCGAACATGCCCGGAATTACAGTTCAGAGATTGAGATCCTGCCGGATGACGAGGCAAATCATGACAACACTGCAGCCAACGAACTGAAGCACCATGAGCAGAGGGAGCCTGCCAGGGTCAAGCCACAATCGGTCAGAACAAAGAGGGGATTTTAG